One genomic segment of Strix aluco isolate bStrAlu1 chromosome 14, bStrAlu1.hap1, whole genome shotgun sequence includes these proteins:
- the LOC141929973 gene encoding arylamine N-acetyltransferase, liver isozyme-like yields MNIQEYFARISYNKSHKDADLQTLTDIFQHHIQAIPFENLSMHCGEPVKLDLQSTYNKIVRKNRGGWCLESNHLLFWALQELGYDTCILGGNSYEPAERAYTAEMNHILLKVVIKGDSYIVDAGFGGAYQSWQPLMLISGKDQPQTPGIFRFMEDNGTWFFEKVKRKHYIPEQSVPFTDTPELGNIRKIYTFTLEPRHIDDFQELNTYLQVSPDNILRKKSICSLQTTEGLYALVGWTFTEMKYNYMDDMDVVQITTLTDEEVEKTLKDKFNIVLENKLVPVNVRGLPPNLVDTLQF; encoded by the coding sequence ATGAACATTCAAGAGTATTTCGCAAGAATTTCTTACAACAAGTCCCATAAGGATGCAGACTTGCAAACCTTAACAGACATTTTCCAGCATCACATCCAGGCAATTCCTTTTGAAAACCTCAGCATGCATTGTGGGGAGCCCGTCAAACTGGATTTACAGTCTACTTACAATAAGATTGTGAGGAAGAATCGTGGTGGATGGTGCCTGGAAAGCAACCACCTTTTATTTTGGGCCTTGCAAGAATTAGGCTATGACACCTGTATTCTTGGAGGAAATAGTTATGAACCAGCAGAGAGGGCGTACACTGCTGAGATGAATCATATCCTACTGAAGGTGGTGATCAAGGGAGATTCCTACATAGTAGATGCCGGTTTTGGCGGTGCCTACCAGTCGTGGCAGCCACTGATGTTGATTTCTGGGAAGGATCAACCCCAGACCCCCGGCATCTTCCGCTTCATGGAAGACAATGGCACCTGGTTCTTTGAGAAAGTCAAAAGGAAGCATTATATTCCCGAGCAAAGTGTCCCTTTCACTGATACTCCAGAACTGGGGAAtatcagaaaaatatatacattcacTCTCGAGCCACGGCATATAGATGACTTCCAGGAGCTAAACACGTACCTACAAGTGTCTCCAGATAACATACTTCGGAAGAAGTCCATCTGCAGCCTCCAGACCACTGAAGGGCTTTACGCCTTAGTTGGATGGACCTTCACTGAGATGAAGTATAACTACATGGACGACATGGATGTGGTGCAGATCACAACTCTTACAGATGAAGAGGTTGAGAAGACACTGAAAGACAAATTCAATATAGTGTTGGAGAACAAACTCGTACCAGTAAACGTTCGTGGCTTGCCACCTAATTTAGTGGATACGCTCCAATTCTAA
- the LOC141929972 gene encoding arylamine N-acetyltransferase, pineal gland isozyme NAT-3-like isoform X1 — MCHYGRCIKEVGSLLLPAAGSSFFQDRWWGAGWLLVGRCMDIKEYFTRISYQGSYDKPDLATLTDVFQHHIRAVPFENLSIHCGESIELDLEATYNKIVRKKRGGWCMENNHLLSWVLKTLGYDVTLLGSKVYDLEYNAYADEINHLLLKVVLDGKSYIVDGGFGRDRQMWQPMELISGRDQPQTPGVFRFLEESGVWYLEKVKRKQWVPNQSVSTFHNVEKEVCRQVYLFTLQPRDIKEFRASNTHLQTAPDSLFVTKSICSLQTNDGVRALVGWKLSEMKYNYKDNMDLVEIRILADEEMEKTLREKFNITLDKKFIPINKSRLSPF, encoded by the exons atgtgtcATTATGGCCGGtgtataaaggaggtgggttctctgTTGCTTCCGGCAGCAGGATCTTCCTTCTTTCAGGATCGCTGGTGGGGAGCAGGCTGGCTATTAGTTGGCAGGTG CATGGACATCAAGGAATATTTCACCAGAATTTCTTACCAGGGCTCCTACGATAAGCCGGATCTGGCTACCTTGACGGATGTATTCCAGCACCACATCCGAGCAGTCCCTTTTGAAAACCTCAGCATCCACTGTGGGGAAAGCATTGAGCTGGACCTAGAAGCGACTTACAACAAGATAGTGAGGAAGAAACGTGGGGGCTGGTGCATGGAAAACAACCACCTTTTATCGTGGGTCCTGAAAACCCTCGGTTACGATGTCACCCTTCTGGGATCAAAAGTTTATGACCTGGAGTACAATGCGTATGCAGATGAAATCAATCATCTGCTGCTAAAAGTGGTGCTTGATGGCAAATCCTACATTGTGGACGGTGGGTTTGGCAGAGACCGCCAGATGTGGCAGCCAATGGAGCTGATTTCAGGGAGAGACCAGCCGCAGACTCCTGGGGTCTTTCGCTTCCTGGAGGAGAGCGGGGTCTGGTACCTCGAGAAGGTGAAAAGGAAGCAGTGGGTTCCCAACCAAAGTGTCTCCACTTTCCATAACGTGGAGAAAGAAGTTTGCCGTCAGGTTTATCTCTTTACCCTTCAGCCACGAGACATCAAAGAGTTCAGAGCCAGCAACACCCACCTGCAGACAGCGCCAGACTCGCTGTTTGTGACAAAGTCTATCTGCAGCCTGCAGACCAACGACGGCGTCCGGGCTCTGGTGGGCTGGAAACTCTCCGAGATGAAGTACAATTATAAGGATAATATGGATCTGGTGGAAATCAGAATCCTTGCAGAcgaagaaatggagaaaacactGAGAGAGAAATTCAATATAACACTAGACAAGAAATTTATACCCATCAATAAAAGCAGGTTGTCTCCATTTTAA
- the LOC141929972 gene encoding arylamine N-acetyltransferase, pineal gland isozyme NAT-3-like isoform X2, which produces MDIKEYFTRISYQGSYDKPDLATLTDVFQHHIRAVPFENLSIHCGESIELDLEATYNKIVRKKRGGWCMENNHLLSWVLKTLGYDVTLLGSKVYDLEYNAYADEINHLLLKVVLDGKSYIVDGGFGRDRQMWQPMELISGRDQPQTPGVFRFLEESGVWYLEKVKRKQWVPNQSVSTFHNVEKEVCRQVYLFTLQPRDIKEFRASNTHLQTAPDSLFVTKSICSLQTNDGVRALVGWKLSEMKYNYKDNMDLVEIRILADEEMEKTLREKFNITLDKKFIPINKSRLSPF; this is translated from the coding sequence ATGGACATCAAGGAATATTTCACCAGAATTTCTTACCAGGGCTCCTACGATAAGCCGGATCTGGCTACCTTGACGGATGTATTCCAGCACCACATCCGAGCAGTCCCTTTTGAAAACCTCAGCATCCACTGTGGGGAAAGCATTGAGCTGGACCTAGAAGCGACTTACAACAAGATAGTGAGGAAGAAACGTGGGGGCTGGTGCATGGAAAACAACCACCTTTTATCGTGGGTCCTGAAAACCCTCGGTTACGATGTCACCCTTCTGGGATCAAAAGTTTATGACCTGGAGTACAATGCGTATGCAGATGAAATCAATCATCTGCTGCTAAAAGTGGTGCTTGATGGCAAATCCTACATTGTGGACGGTGGGTTTGGCAGAGACCGCCAGATGTGGCAGCCAATGGAGCTGATTTCAGGGAGAGACCAGCCGCAGACTCCTGGGGTCTTTCGCTTCCTGGAGGAGAGCGGGGTCTGGTACCTCGAGAAGGTGAAAAGGAAGCAGTGGGTTCCCAACCAAAGTGTCTCCACTTTCCATAACGTGGAGAAAGAAGTTTGCCGTCAGGTTTATCTCTTTACCCTTCAGCCACGAGACATCAAAGAGTTCAGAGCCAGCAACACCCACCTGCAGACAGCGCCAGACTCGCTGTTTGTGACAAAGTCTATCTGCAGCCTGCAGACCAACGACGGCGTCCGGGCTCTGGTGGGCTGGAAACTCTCCGAGATGAAGTACAATTATAAGGATAATATGGATCTGGTGGAAATCAGAATCCTTGCAGAcgaagaaatggagaaaacactGAGAGAGAAATTCAATATAACACTAGACAAGAAATTTATACCCATCAATAAAAGCAGGTTGTCTCCATTTTAA